From the Paenibacillus sp. MMS20-IR301 genome, the window GACATATGCGCATCTGCAGCCTCAAGCCGCATAATGAGACCAGCCACCCCTTGGGCGAGTGTATCATGCAGGTCCCGTGCCATTCGCTGCCGTTCATTGGCAAGCGTTAACTCCTCTACTTTCTCATGCGCTTTCCGCAGATCCTCCAGAAAGCTCTGGATTCTCATCCGCTCCTGAACCTGTTTGAAGAATAATATGGCATAGGCCAGAACCACAATGAGCATCAGGATGAAGATGGGCAGAAACACAATCAGTTCATCCGTATCCTTCACCGTCAGCGCAGAATCAAAAAAGACAATAATGCTGATGATTGAAATAAACACCACCCGCTTGAGCCGGAATGAATAACCCAGACTCTGAGCAATCAATATAGGCAGCAGCCCGATCAGTACCGCCTGATAACCGTCCCGCATTAGAATGGCACAAAGGTACACCAGCGCAGCCTGGACAGAGAAGTAGATCCAGAAGGTTTTTTGCGTGACTCTGTAGGAGTTCCAGTGTAGCAATACATGAACTGTAAATAAACCTGTAAATACAGCACCCTCCAGAATTAAAGGCTCCTTGAGAAATTGCAGTATTACCGTTCCGGCATACACAATGGATACCCAGATTAAAGTCGGCAGCCTTGAGGCGAACAGTTCACTAATGCTTTGCATGCCGTTTTTTTCCTTCAATGTCACTCCCCCTTATGCGGGTCCTTCTGTTAATTAAATTCTACCATCAGTCAGACCAAACCGGATACCTGATTTACTATCGGTTCATCATCTATCATGATCCCTTGATCCGGTACAGGATCACTCTCTTTTTGAGCCAGCTCATTATAATTGCATCCATGAGCCCGGTAAACATGCGGTTCCACACTCCATATTTGGACACTCCCCGTTTCCGTTCCTGGTGGGTTACCGTAACTTCGATCACCTTAAACCCGTTCATCTTGGCCATTGTCGGCAGGAAACGGTGCATACCCTTATATAGATGTAAGCTGTCAGCGACCTCGCGGGTGAAGAGCTTCATTGGACAGGCTGTGTCATAAATAGAATCACCTGTAATCCAATTACGGATACGGTTGCCGGTACGTGAAGATACGCTCTTAAGCAAAGTGTTGTTACGCTCAACCCGTTTCCCGTTCACAAAATCTATTTTCTCAATAAAAGGCATCAGCCTGAAAATATCCTTGGGGTCTGTCTGCAGATCTGCATCCATTAGGGCAATTAATTCTCCCTGGGAGCTCTTGATTCCAGCCCATATTGCAGCCGTCTGTCCATAATTCCGTTCAAAATGAATAACTTTCACCGCCTCATCCATCCGGGAGATTTCATCCAATATGGCAGCACTTTGATCCCGGCTCCCGTCATTCACGAGGACAATTTCGTAGCTTTCGATTCTCCCCTTCAGCGCATCAACAATGCTAAGGTACAAATCACAGATATTGCCCTCCTCGTTAAATACCGGTGCTACTACAGAAAGACGTATCATGACGTAATCCCTCTTTTGTGCATATTACAATATCTTACGGTTTAACATAGGTGTACCAAGGGAACCGGTCTCCCCGCCCTGCTTGGAGTACTCCTTCATGATGGTCTCCCCTTCGATATCGAAGTTGGGCAGTATTCTGTCCAGCCATTTAGGGAAGTACCAGGCCGATTTGCCCAGTAATGTCATTACAGCAGGTACAATGGCCAACCGGACGACAAAAGCATCAAATAAAACACCCACAGCTAGGGCCAGGCCCATTTGTTTGATCGTCGGATCATGCGAGAAGATAAACCCTGAGAATACCGATATCATAATCAGGCCCGCCGCCGTTACAACAGCTCCATTTTCCTTGAGGCCTGCATGAATGGCTTTCTTGGCATCGCCGGTGTGCGCGAATTCTTCACGCATTCTGCTGACAAGGAATACTTCGTAATCCATCGATAGACCAAACAGAATACCGATACATAAGACAGGTAACAAGAATAATATTGCACTGGAGCCGGGGAACCCGAACACATCAAGGAAGTTGCCGTCCTGGACAATAAATACGGTGAAGCCTAAGGTTGCACCAATCGAAAGCACGAATCCGAGTACAGCCTTTAATGGCACAAGAATGGATCTAAAGACAACCATCATTAGTACAAAGGCAAACGCCACAATTAGAATAGCAAAGGTCGGCATGGCACTCATGATTTGGTCAGAGATATCAATATTAACGGCTGTAGCTCCTGTCACCAGAAGTTCCATATTCCCGCTGTCAGAAAGAGCCCTGATTTCGTTTACCAGATCTTTCGTTTCCGGCGCATTCGGCCCATCCTCCGGTGTGACACTCATTAGGAATAGATCATTTGTCTGGTTCGGCATTGCAGGCGTTGCACTTTTCACATGATCCAGTCCGTTTATGGTTTCCGACAAAGCTTTCAGGTTATCCGCAGATGCCGCTTCCTGATTCACAGGCTCGGCAATAACGACTAACGTAGAATGGAACCCCGCCCCATAAGCATCCGATAACAGATCGAACCCTTGTCTCTCCGAAGTTTCATATTGTTTATTCCCGTCATCCGGAAGGCCAAGATTCAAATGAAAGAACGGAGTAGCTATTACCGCCAGTAAAGCTATGCCGACTACAGCAACGATCAATGGTTTTTTTGTTACAAATCTGCTCCAGGCATTGGTATCGGATGCTTTTTTCTTATTGGCCCGCGTCAGCATGGCGATTAACCGGTTGCTTTTCTCGGGTCTGATGCGATGTCCCATGAGTCCGAGGACGGCGGGTACAACCACTACCGCTACAATGATCGACATCAATACGACTACAGCGGTCGCTACTCCCATTGTGGTCATGAAGGGAATGTCCACAACCATGAGTCCTAGAAGCGCAATGATTACGGTTAATCCGGCAAAGATTACGGCATTACCGGCTGTGCCGTTGGCAATGGCAATCGATTCCTGAACGGAATATCCCTTTTTCAATTGTTGTTTAAACCTTGAGAAGATGAACAGGGAGTAATCGATTCCGACGGCAATTCCGAGCATTCCTGCTAAAGTGAGGGAGATGGACGAGATATCAAAAAAGTTAGTTCCCAGCAGGATTAACAATACTCCGATACCCACACCAATCAGTGCCATAAGAATCGGCATTCCTGCAACAAGCAAGGAAGCAAAGGTAAGGGCCAAAATAACATAGGCTAAGATTACACCCATAATCTCACCCGGGCCGCCGCCCGCTTCCGTCTGTTCGAATTTAACAGTCCCGCTAAGTCCGGTCTCAATTCCTTGATTCCTTGTTATTGCTAAACTGTCTTCTACTGCATCCTTAGATTCTTGTGAGACATTATCTGCAGGTGAATTATACGTTACAACCGCATACCCGATTTGTTTATCCGGATTGATGTTCGCAAGCTCGTATGGAGAAGCGACCGAGGTTACTGCCCCATCCCCTTGAATCTTCGTAAGCAATTCACTAATGACCGTTTTATTATCAGCCGAGTCTAAGGTTTCATTATCGGGAGCCTTAAACACGATTTTAACCTGCCCGTCCTGTTCACCGCCCGTGAATTTCTCCGCCAGAATTTTCATCGCTTTTTCTGATTCTGTACCCGGAATGGATACATCCTCTTGGAACGCTGTTCCCATACTAAAGATCAGTCCGCCCAATACAGCCATAAGCAAAATAAACGCCACGATCACCTTTTTACTGTTGGTGCCTGCAAATCGTCCCAACTTAAATAACATTTTGGCCATTCTTTCTCTCCTCCAATGTTCTCTACGACTACGGTCGTCGATATCTAATGGTTTGTCATGCCCTTATCGTACAGCTTGCTAGAAAAGGGCACATCGTCCGAATGGGCAGCAGGTGCTTGCCCTTTTGGGCAAATGCATTTTTGCAGTCATTTTCACAACATGTGTTTAATAATAGGTAATTATATTCCGAAGAGGAGAGCAACCAATGAACAAATCCAGAAAGACGCTTATTTTCATGCTGATTCTGTTAGCTGTAGCAGCGGCAGCTGTCATCTATTGGTTCATGCAGCACTCTGACCGCATACAAGCAGAAGGGAAATGGGCATTAACTTCCGGAGATACAGGCTGTTTCACTGGGATCAGATTTATGAATAATCCGGCTGCTTCCGGTGGAGCCGTCTCGATTGAAGCAACCTCCGGCTCCCTGGTCCAGATGTCTTACGGCAGCTATGAGTATGATGGTGACAACCAAATTCTCATCACCTTAGCGAATTCGGATGTGCCCGCCTTCCCTGTCACACTCGGCAGAAACGGGAATGAGTTATCGGCCACCTTTAAATTGAAGGATGAGGAAGCTGTCTGTTCCTATACGCTCAATGTTTTCAAATAATGGAGCAATAACGGCATTCATAATGCGGACTACGAGAAATTAAGTTGCGATAAATGCAGGATAGAGCTTCATAAAATCAGAGCAGAAAAACAGCAGGTAGATCTGGATTCGGCAAAAAAGAGTCTGTCAAATGACAGACCCAATGACTCACCATTACGCTTAAATTCACACAAACAGCCTCATTAATTTCACATATGGCGGGTTTTCCATGTAGCCAGCCGGATTTACCGAGTATCTTGTCCCGGTATTGAGCCGGCGAATCCGGTCCATTTCTTCATCGGTCAGCTCAAAGTCAAAGATTCCGGTGTTTTCCTTTATTCTCTGCGGGTTTGCGGACTTAGGGATTGCGACAATCCCCCTCTGTAAATGCCACCTCAAAGTGAAGCTCGTACTGCGGAAATTCCGGATGGGTTTCAAGCTGATTAACCATCGGCGGATTTGATGCATGCTTCATCAGCTGCTCCAGATGTCTGATTTCAAAATTAGCAACGCCGATTACTTGTTCAAAAACTTCCCTTTTAGGAATTTTGTATACGCCAAAACCTAATTGCGGAATATGAACCCCATTTATCGCCTTAATCGTTTTATTCATCCTCATCCTTCCCCGTTCGGAGGTAATTTGCATTGCATAAGCATCTTATTGATCTCTTCGGCCAGGTTGTTCAGCAGACTCAGCTTACTTTATACATCCAGGCGGTAGTAGTTGATTGTTCCTTCTTTACTAACGCTGACGATTCCCGCTTCTCTCAATTGTTCATAGTTCACACTCCCGCTGCCTTCAGATTTCACAGACTGATGTAGAATGGCCCTCTGTCAAGAGAGCAGACAAGTCTCACAACACTTATGCAAGTTAACCGCCTAGCTTAGCGTAACGGACAGGAGAGACGTTAAAATTTGAAAAAGCGCCAAAATGCCGGTCCTTGCGGACACCAGCGCCGTTATTTCGCCGGAAAAGTAGCGTTAGCACATGAAAGTTGCCGAATAAGGTCTGTGATGTCCGTATACCTGCCAAATTAGCCGAAATTGAGTAAATAAGGTCTGTGGTGTCCGCAAGGGTCAGAGTGGGCATTGTTTTGATTTCCTAATCATCTGCACCCTTCCACTATCCGTGAAACATAACTCCGCGAAACCCCAAATTCTTAGCAGTTTCCCGCCGCGTCCGTCCTTCCCACCAATGTCCAGACGGAAACGGCCGACGACGACCTCGTTCTCCGCTTATCTTTCATCAAACGAAAACATAGAATCCACCATTTCTAAGACTCTATCATTTAAAGACCCGCAATACATAACATTAATAGTAAATTAAACTATCATACAATCACTACACATCTTATATTTTCAACAAATAATGTCTTTTTTTCTTATTTCTAGCCCGAAAATATATAAATATTAAAATATTAATTGACTGAATTTAATATAGATGTTATATTCCCTAACATAATTTATAAATATACATAGAAAAGGAGATTGACCAAATGAACAAATGGAAACGTCTGCGTAAATCTAAGAGAAACCACCCTGGTTTCACTGGACCTGAACATTCACCCGCAAAAAAGAATTGGAGTAAAAAGCAAGTTATAGCTACTTCTATTACGTTATCTGTTATAGCTTCGGGAGTCATTCCTTTTCAAACCGCTGATGCTTTAACCCGGGTCACTTCAGATAGCGGCACAGTATGGGAGATTCACGATGTATTTGCTCCCAGCTTAGACACAGGAAGTTTACGCACAGTTGGAACTACACAGGTACAAGGCTTCGGTAATATCTTTGTTAAGGTATCCTCACCTTCGGCTTCCCTGATGAATGGTCAGATGATGCGCGGGTTTAACTTGAAATACGATGGCGTGAATACCTTCACTTCGGCTCAATCTGTAAATCTGGGAAATGTAACTGTAACCCGCGAGGTATATGTGGATACTACTCTCAACCGGACGAGATTCTTTGATACTTTTACGAACAAAAATGATATAGATGTAAAGGTTGATGTATCTTTCGGCGGCTCTTTAGGCTATGGTACAACAGCAAATGCTTCAGTAGTCAAGGCAACCTACTCGGAGGATCTGGAGGTGACTACAGAGGATTCTTGGATCGTTGTAGACAGCAGTGCCAGAAACAATAAGCCGCTGGGCGTGGCCGTTGGCTCTCCACATCCCTTTGATAACGGGTTAACCGGTCTGGGTAATCAGCAGCAGAACCCATTCACAACACCACTCGCCAAGTCCGGCAATGAGGCAAACTTCTACGGGTTCATTAATACATTAAATATTAGGCCGGGTGAGTCGAAATCCCTGGTCCATTATGTACAAGTGGGAGAAGCCGGCGAAGCAGGGCTGAACAATCTGGTTACTATGCTCAACGGACTTAACAGCCATCTGGATGTGAGCGGACTCTCAAATGCACAAATCCGTTCCATTAGTAACTGGGATATCTCTGGTATAGAGGGACTTAATACTGGAGATAGCCTGGTGATCCCAGATGCTCCTGCAGCCGCAGCATTAGTAACTTCATCCCCGTATGATGTTACGAATAAATCCATTGCAGAGATGCAGCAGGATATGGTGAATGGCAAAACTACTTCTGTACAGATTACTCAAGCCTATTTAGATAGAATTAAGGCATACGATGAGGGACAACTGGGCTTCCATGCCTTCCTGCATGTCTCTGAAACTGCGCTGAACCAAGCCAAAGCTGCTGACGCTGCCCGCGCACAAGGTGCAAAGGGCGATCTGCTGGGGATTCCCATTGCGATAAAAGATATCTATGATACCAAGGATATGCCAACCACCGGCGGCAGCAAAGCGCTTGAAGGCTGGCAGCCTGAATCTGATGCCTTCCAGGTGAATAAGCTGCGGGAAGCCGGGGCTGTAATTATCGGCAAAGTAAATACTTCCGAGTTTGCTAACAGCGGAAGCTTCAGTGAGAGCGGCTGGCTTCAGACCTGGAATGCATTATATCCTTCGAAAACCTCTTTCGGCTCAAGCGGCGGCTCGGCCGTATCCGTAGCAGCTGATTTTGCAGCAGCAGCCATGGGTTCGCAGACAGGGGTATCCCTCTATGCCCCTACTACAGGCTCCAGCCTCAAAAGCTTCCGCGGTACAGACGGTATGGCAAGCACTACAGGTGTACTGCCACTCACTTGGGGACAAGATTATGCAGGTCCCATTGCTAAAACTGTAACCGACCTGGCCATTATGCTGAATGCTACAACGGGTACGGACCCGCAGGATATTTTCACAGTGACTGCTGATGCAGATCATAAACGTCCGGCTGACTGGAAAGAATCTCTTGATTCTAATGCCTTGCAAGGTAAAAAAATCGGATATATTCCTGCATCCTTTGTCTCGACTTATGCGGATGATGATACAGGACAAGCCGTAATGAACAAGTTCTCAGAGCTGCAGGCAGCGGGCGCAACAATGGTTGAAATGTCTGCCCTACCAGCAGCTCCCAGCCGTCCTTCAGGCATTAACGGATCTACTGAAGGGTGGGCGCGTTATATTGAGCTTCACAAGGACTTCCCTTATCTGGATGGCGCAAGTGTACTCGCTTCAGATAAGGTGCTTATCTATAATCAAAGAAGCTATACCGCGCCAGTGCGTATGACGGAACAGGCTGTACAAGATTACATTAAGTATAGAACGGACTACAAAGAAGTCATTAAAGGCTGGATGGACGCGAATGGCGTTGATGCTGTTGTGTATGCAGGCTTCATTAGTGACGTGTATAACAATGACGCATCAGCCTCCCAATTAAGCTCTGACCGGGGCACGGGCGTATTAACATCTAACGTAGGTCTCCCAACGGTAGTGGTTCCTGTAGGAACTAATGACAGCGGATATTCAATCTCTATGCAGCTTGTGGGCAGAGCATGGGATGATGCCAATGTATTGGGGATGGGCTATGCTCTGGAGCAGCAAAGTCAAGCCAGACTGCTTACAGCCTTTGCCCCGGCACTTCAATACGTGTCACCTCCTGTTACTCCTGATCCAGGCACAGATGGACCAAGCACTGGAGGAGGTACAGTGACGCCTACGCCTACACCGACACCAATGCCTACACCAACAACGGAACCAACATCAACATCTCAGCCGGAAGTGGTTAGTTTTGCAGATACAATGAATCACTGGGCGTGGGCAAGCATCGACACGCTTATTGCTAAGGGATTACTGACGGGTTATTCCGATGGTACCTTCCGTCCAAATGCAGGGTTAACCCGCGCTGAAGCCATCAAGGTAATTGCCACATACATGGGACTTGAAGGACAAGCAAGTAACTTTAAAGATGTCTCTACGGCGCATTGGGCGAGTAAGTATATCGGTGCAGCCGCCGGATCAGGCTTGATGAACGGATATAGCGATGGAAGCTTCCGTCCGGATCAGAAGATTAGCCGCAGTGAATTAGCGGCACTCATCACTAGGGCCTTTAAGCTGACAGGTACCGGAAACACAACTTTCAAAGATGTTAACAGAAGTGCATGGTATTATGATTCCATCGATGCCCTCGCCTCCAATAAGATTATTACCGGATACGCAGACAGCACATTTAAGCCTCAGCAAGAGATTACCCGAGCAGAGTTTGCAACAATGGTATCCCGATTACTAGAGACTGTGAATTAAAAGAAGTTCACTAAGATTACAGAAAGGGCCATCCCGTAAAGGATGGCCCTTTCTGTAAAATCAAATCTTTTGCGCCCAGATAATAGCGCGATGTGTAGCCTCACCAATCGGCTCTGGCATCGGTTCATCTGTGAAATTTTGATAGGTACGTTCTATAGAAAATCCGGCTTCTGCCAGCCAATTGTAAACCTGCGCTTGTGTAGGGATATGCTTATACCATCGCTTGGATATAATAAGTTTCTCACCGCTATTTGTAGTAAGCTCAGAGTGACCCGTTCCGGAACAAACCTGGGTAATGGGGTCATACACGCTTCCATAGCTGACAATGTGGCCAGTCGTACCTAATTCGTCTGTTTCTTCGAAATAGCGGCTCTCTTTCAAACTACTGAAAACAGCTGCCGGATTATAATGCAAGTCAAAATCCAAATAAAGATGTCCACCGGTGCGAAGGGACGCAGCCGCATTTTTAATAAAGGTCAGCTGCGCCTCTTTATAATTCATGTCATTTTCAATGTTAATGAGGATATTACCTGCCATAATGACTACATCAAAACCGAGCCCCCACTCCGAAGTCGCTGCTTCAGCCTGATAACAGTGTATATTAGGTAAACCTGCCATTCGGCGATAACAGCGCAGGAGCATATGCTCATCGGCATCAAAACCTGTAACAGTATGACCCGCCTTTGCAAGCGGTACACATATCCTGCCACCGCCACAGGCAACTTCAAGGATATTTAATGATTGGTTGCCTGATTGTTCAGATAGTACTTTCGATAAAAATTCAACATCCTGTGTTTGGTTTTCGAACTTTTCATACATACTGGCATACCAATGCTTTACGATAAAATCTCTGTTCACAGATTTACCTCCAGTTATAAAAATAGATAATTCGAACACAATATGAATTGGGTAAATTTAACTATTTGATTCTATGATTATAACTAAGGAAAATTGCCCTCTCAATGTAAAGAATATTAATAATTATTCCATACAGTCTAAATGAAACAAAAAAGCAACTCATCCGCAGATAAGCCGCTTATCTTACACTATATTGTTATCGCAACTACTCTACACGACTAAGCCATTTTAATAAGCCATATTGGCTACAACAGCTTGCGGTAACGTTCTTTCGTATTCCTTATGTAACACATAACGTTGGACGCCTCTCGAAGCGTCTACTGCTTCCTTGGCAAGCTTGATGGCGGTTTCGCTGTTGCCTGCTTTGAGTTCAATTTCTGCGAGCAGTGCTAATCTCATCCATTGCTTCCTGATTGACTCAAGATGTTCCCGCGCCTGGGCACTTTTCCCGTCCTCCAACAGCAGAGCGGTTTCGTAGTATGTCCGGTAATCAGAATTGCGAATATACGGCACGGCTTCCTGAACAGCAGCCATATCTTTGCAGTAAAGTCCGTAAGCTGCCTTGAACGTTGCCTGTACCGTCGCCCGCTTATACTTGCTCATTAGCTGCTCCATAACCGTTTTTGATTCATCCTCAAGTCTGTTTGCTAGAATATACTGAATATACAAGGCAGGATTGTTTTTCTGGCTGCGTAAAAAGGACTCTACACGGTCCACACGTTTATCCAAAGCTGCAGGATAATAGAATTGGGTTAGAAAAGCAATGAGGCCAGCCACCACAGCTACCCCTACAATCAGAATTGGTGAATAGTCATTGAGTACCATGAATAAGACAACCACGAACAGCACGGAATAAATAAAAATGCTCCAGCGAAGGCGCTTCATTATAAATCTCCTTTGAATATTATAATTAACAAGCAAAAATTCTATTTAAAATATTGTATCATAATCCATAATATATCAGTAGAAACCATAATTCCTGTAACATTTTCAAACATATTGATAGATTATTGCCGTCTTCTATTTTTTTGCTTTTTAATTCCAAATATAGTATAAAATCCTAAAGGAGGGTTATTGCATTAGTCATGCTGTAGTAATAGCTGGTTAAGGGAATTAAGTTATCGGCAGTTTAGCACAACTAAATATTCCCATTTTCGTTAAAGTAATAGGGGGTGAATTAATGAAGAAGGTTTGGGTAAATAACCTGTTTATTTATTTGGGATTTTTAGTAATTGTGATCTTAGTTTTTATATTCGGGTTAAAATATCAATATCATTTACAGGTAGAAGCACGCAAGACGTACCAATTAAACAGTAGTTATGTCTTTTCTGTTCTTTTCCCAATTCTCTTTGGATTGTTACTCGGTTCTCTAAGATTCATCGAATTACTGCGGAAAGCTGGTAAATGGAAAATAAATTGGATTAAGCTCTGTGTATTCGGCTTACCTTCACTCTATGTCTCATTATTTCCACTATTATATTGGTCTGGTTTGTCTATAGATTTACCTTTGGGCTTCCTTTTGATCACTTCGGGAACAACAGCCCATACAATTAGTGGCCTGATGTTAGGTTTTTTATTATTTTACGTACTCGAAAGAAAATAATAGTTAGGTTCGGACAATCATTTATTTAACTAAAAGAAGCTGGTGGAAATAAATGAGTACAAAAGGAATATCAAGTGTAAGCTTTCCATTTCGTTCCGTTATCATTGGTATCTTTATAGTCTTATTTGCTCTTATTGATCACTATGCTATAAAAGCTGGTCAGCTTATAGATGGTTTCGGCTTCCTTTCTCTCTTCTTTATTAGTCCAATAGGTTTAATTTTCGGATCATTGGGTCTCAACATCAAAAAAACTAGACATGTCTCGCTTTTAGGAATAGGAATCAATTTATCAGCATTTTTGTTTTGTGTACTTATGATGACGGTTTTTTATACTCCGTAACACACAAGTATTCCATAAATATCAATTGAACAATATGATGACCACCGTTCTTCACGCGTGAAGCAACTCGTTCAATATTAAGCCGTACATCCCCTAGTCCCACTTATTTCGGATACATTCCCTAGCTATTCTTATAGCTTCTTTCCCGGCAGATACTTTACTCTTGTCAGGATGAATATTATTAATTTTGCGGGCAAGTGCATCCGGATCAATATTTACACTTACCCCAAGCCGGTCAACAATCAAGTCGCGGATTGTGCTCTTACCACTTCCATTATTACCTGCAAACACAAACATCGTTGCCTTTGTCTCATTCATGGATGAAATCCTGTTCGCTCATTTTCTCGATCTTACCTGTACTATATTCTCTAACAATTTGGCCCTCATTTGTCTTATATACTATATATGTTCCATTTGCTTTAGCATCCAGTTTCGCCCGGTCACCTGTTAACCGAATCAATTTAGCAAGGTCCTTCGTAAGATTCATCATTCCACAAACACCTCATTTCACACTTATAGTTCGAGTATACCAAAGTACAACGCATTTTAAATCCGCTTCAAGCTATACAGATAATACATTGAATTTGGAATTTCTTATTAAAAACACAAACAACCTGCAGGATCGAGCGGCCGGTAGCTCTCAATGGCCTTGATTAATCCCAATCGCTCCTATGGAGATAAGATCCTCCATATCTTCGCCCGTGTTAGCTAACTTTCACTTCCATCAATAAGTTCAGAGTTCGGTGGACGAATGGAAGTTTAATTACTGAAACAGCGGCAATCAAAGACTATAACAAAAAAAGAGGAGTTCCAGACAGCCGTTTGGCTTGCCTGGAACTCCTCTTTTTTATCATTGCAATTGATAAATCCGGTAAAGTATGACTGCTGCCTCCGCACGGCTTGCCCGGCCTTTCGGATTCAGGCTTTGACCATCTCCCTTGACAATGCCCGCTTTGACGAGTGCTGCCACATCGTTAATCGCATAATCTTTTACCTGAGATGCGTCTTTAAACGCTGCCAGATCACCTGCTGTTCCGGCAAAGTCCGATTTGCCCATCACTTTGAGTGTACGCATGATCAGCACCATCATATCTTGACGGGAAATATCGGCCTTAGGATTGAAATTACCTCTTGCATCGCCGTTGGTGATGCCTAACCCCTTGGCAATGCCCAGCGCTTCAGCATAATACGTATTATCCTTAACATCTGCGAATTTCCCTTGAGTATCGCTTGACAAATTGAAGGCTCTTACCAGTAGCAGAACAAAATCAGCACGGGTAACGGGTTTGGCCGGCTCAAATGATGTCTTGGATGTGCCTTGGATGA encodes:
- a CDS encoding sensor histidine kinase, with product MKEKNGMQSISELFASRLPTLIWVSIVYAGTVILQFLKEPLILEGAVFTGLFTVHVLLHWNSYRVTQKTFWIYFSVQAALVYLCAILMRDGYQAVLIGLLPILIAQSLGYSFRLKRVVFISIISIIVFFDSALTVKDTDELIVFLPIFILMLIVVLAYAILFFKQVQERMRIQSFLEDLRKAHEKVEELTLANERQRMARDLHDTLAQGVAGLIMRLEAADAHMSQNHMERAHEIIGQSMQQARRTLAEARRAIDNLRLKSAPEIDFKEAIADEIEHFNEATGIIVSKNYRFNRTLSRLQMEHSLHIVKECLTNIARHAKADKVCVSVSSYNDRLVVEIRDNGIGFRTEDIGKDAGHYGLLGLKERVRLIGGEIDMSSTPEGTTIIFEAPLAKGELT
- a CDS encoding glycosyltransferase family 2 protein encodes the protein MIRLSVVAPVFNEEGNICDLYLSIVDALKGRIESYEIVLVNDGSRDQSAAILDEISRMDEAVKVIHFERNYGQTAAIWAGIKSSQGELIALMDADLQTDPKDIFRLMPFIEKIDFVNGKRVERNNTLLKSVSSRTGNRIRNWITGDSIYDTACPMKLFTREVADSLHLYKGMHRFLPTMAKMNGFKVIEVTVTHQERKRGVSKYGVWNRMFTGLMDAIIMSWLKKRVILYRIKGS
- a CDS encoding MMPL family transporter, which gives rise to MAKMLFKLGRFAGTNSKKVIVAFILLMAVLGGLIFSMGTAFQEDVSIPGTESEKAMKILAEKFTGGEQDGQVKIVFKAPDNETLDSADNKTVISELLTKIQGDGAVTSVASPYELANINPDKQIGYAVVTYNSPADNVSQESKDAVEDSLAITRNQGIETGLSGTVKFEQTEAGGGPGEIMGVILAYVILALTFASLLVAGMPILMALIGVGIGVLLILLGTNFFDISSISLTLAGMLGIAVGIDYSLFIFSRFKQQLKKGYSVQESIAIANGTAGNAVIFAGLTVIIALLGLMVVDIPFMTTMGVATAVVVLMSIIVAVVVVPAVLGLMGHRIRPEKSNRLIAMLTRANKKKASDTNAWSRFVTKKPLIVAVVGIALLAVIATPFFHLNLGLPDDGNKQYETSERQGFDLLSDAYGAGFHSTLVVIAEPVNQEAASADNLKALSETINGLDHVKSATPAMPNQTNDLFLMSVTPEDGPNAPETKDLVNEIRALSDSGNMELLVTGATAVNIDISDQIMSAMPTFAILIVAFAFVLMMVVFRSILVPLKAVLGFVLSIGATLGFTVFIVQDGNFLDVFGFPGSSAILFLLPVLCIGILFGLSMDYEVFLVSRMREEFAHTGDAKKAIHAGLKENGAVVTAAGLIMISVFSGFIFSHDPTIKQMGLALAVGVLFDAFVVRLAIVPAVMTLLGKSAWYFPKWLDRILPNFDIEGETIMKEYSKQGGETGSLGTPMLNRKIL
- a CDS encoding aldo/keto reductase, which encodes MHQIRRWLISLKPIRNFRSTSFTLRWHLQRGIVAIPKSANPQRIKENTGIFDFELTDEEMDRIRRLNTGTRYSVNPAGYMENPPYVKLMRLFV
- a CDS encoding amidase family protein, with translation MNKWKRLRKSKRNHPGFTGPEHSPAKKNWSKKQVIATSITLSVIASGVIPFQTADALTRVTSDSGTVWEIHDVFAPSLDTGSLRTVGTTQVQGFGNIFVKVSSPSASLMNGQMMRGFNLKYDGVNTFTSAQSVNLGNVTVTREVYVDTTLNRTRFFDTFTNKNDIDVKVDVSFGGSLGYGTTANASVVKATYSEDLEVTTEDSWIVVDSSARNNKPLGVAVGSPHPFDNGLTGLGNQQQNPFTTPLAKSGNEANFYGFINTLNIRPGESKSLVHYVQVGEAGEAGLNNLVTMLNGLNSHLDVSGLSNAQIRSISNWDISGIEGLNTGDSLVIPDAPAAAALVTSSPYDVTNKSIAEMQQDMVNGKTTSVQITQAYLDRIKAYDEGQLGFHAFLHVSETALNQAKAADAARAQGAKGDLLGIPIAIKDIYDTKDMPTTGGSKALEGWQPESDAFQVNKLREAGAVIIGKVNTSEFANSGSFSESGWLQTWNALYPSKTSFGSSGGSAVSVAADFAAAAMGSQTGVSLYAPTTGSSLKSFRGTDGMASTTGVLPLTWGQDYAGPIAKTVTDLAIMLNATTGTDPQDIFTVTADADHKRPADWKESLDSNALQGKKIGYIPASFVSTYADDDTGQAVMNKFSELQAAGATMVEMSALPAAPSRPSGINGSTEGWARYIELHKDFPYLDGASVLASDKVLIYNQRSYTAPVRMTEQAVQDYIKYRTDYKEVIKGWMDANGVDAVVYAGFISDVYNNDASASQLSSDRGTGVLTSNVGLPTVVVPVGTNDSGYSISMQLVGRAWDDANVLGMGYALEQQSQARLLTAFAPALQYVSPPVTPDPGTDGPSTGGGTVTPTPTPTPMPTPTTEPTSTSQPEVVSFADTMNHWAWASIDTLIAKGLLTGYSDGTFRPNAGLTRAEAIKVIATYMGLEGQASNFKDVSTAHWASKYIGAAAGSGLMNGYSDGSFRPDQKISRSELAALITRAFKLTGTGNTTFKDVNRSAWYYDSIDALASNKIITGYADSTFKPQQEITRAEFATMVSRLLETVN